The window AGCGTGACGAGGGCGTCGTCCTCGCCGGACGACTCCGCGTCCGGAGCCGGGCCGTCCGGCAGCACGAACCGCAGCGGCTCGGGTGGGGGCGGCGCCGGATCCTCCCGCAGCCGAGACAGTCGCTCCTTCGCCATGCGGATGCGGCCGACCGCGCCGTGGTCGCGGCTGCGGGCGCGGAAGGCGCCGTGACCGAAGCCGTCGAGCTCGAGCTTGCGCGGGATCGCGTCCAGGCGGAACGCGTTCGTCGCGAGCAGCTCCTCGGTGCGGGCGACCTCGGCCTTCCACGCCTCGTGTCGCTCCGCGAGTCGTCGTCGCTCGGTCTCCCGCGCCCGCAGGAACCCCGCGTAGCCGTCGCCGTAGCGGCGGATGCCGCCGTCACTCACGTGCACGACCGCGGTCGCGAAGCGGTCGAGGAAGTCGCGGTCGTGGGTCACCACGACCAGGGCCCCGCGATGCGCGGCGATCCGCTCCTCGACCCAGGCGAGCGCGTGCTCGTCGAGATCGTTGGTCGGCTCGTCGAGCAGCAGCAGCTCGGCGCGGGAGGACAGTGCCACCGCGAGCGCGAGCCGGGCACGTTCCCCGCCGGACAGCGCGGCCACGGGACGCGTGCGGTCCAGGGTTCCGACGCCGAGCTGGTCGAGCGCGACGTCGATGCGGTGGTCGACGTCATAGCCGGCCCTGGTCTCGAAACGGTCCTGCAGGTCGGATACGGCTGCCAGGCGCTGCGCCTGCTCGGCGGGAAGGGCCGAGGCGAGCTGCTCGTAGGCCCGCGCGAGCTCGCGTTCCAGCGCGCGCAGGTCGCCCAGCAGGTCGTCGATCGCCGCGGAGACCGTCGCCCCCGGCGGGAACTCCGGATTCTGGAGGGCGTGGGCCACACCGCCCGG of the Microbacterium sufflavum genome contains:
- a CDS encoding ABC-F family ATP-binding cassette domain-containing protein, with product MCELRAAGVRFAAHRVLDGIDLVVGPADRLAIIGDNGAGKSTLLELLAGTLAPTAGEARLHLPGGVAHALQNPEFPPGATVSAAIDDLLGDLRALERELARAYEQLASALPAEQAQRLAAVSDLQDRFETRAGYDVDHRIDVALDQLGVGTLDRTRPVAALSGGERARLALAVALSSRAELLLLDEPTNDLDEHALAWVEERIAAHRGALVVVTHDRDFLDRFATAVVHVSDGGIRRYGDGYAGFLRARETERRRLAERHEAWKAEVARTEELLATNAFRLDAIPRKLELDGFGHGAFRARSRDHGAVGRIRMAKERLSRLREDPAPPPPEPLRFVLPDGPAPDAESSGEDDALVTLHDVVFQEPGRRLTVTAWTVTPGDRWLVTGPNGAGKTTLLDLLAGELSAASGSIDRRPGLRVARLRQDVGAAARGSAVEVFARRAAVPPSDARAALLAHGLFREDEIERPARALSVGQRRRLDLAIALASTFDVLLLDEPTNHLDPELVEQLERALDDHPAAVVTVTHDRRWLRRARQQGAAAVRVTEGAAVVAS